A genomic window from Vagococcus sp. CY52-2 includes:
- a CDS encoding GNAT family N-acetyltransferase has protein sequence MIYTRLAKREDVPQVMTIIEEAKEVLRKTGSPQWQEGKPDESLIYSDIEENYGYVLVYHNDIVGYLAMINQEDKDYSVLANWIQTNDYVVIHRVAISSDYQGRGLASYFFSNSISIALSQGYKSVRIDTHRMNTTMQNLLKKFKFAYRGLVFVDSDIDRERLAYELMMTS, from the coding sequence GTGATTTATACACGATTAGCCAAAAGAGAAGATGTTCCACAAGTTATGACAATTATAGAAGAGGCAAAAGAGGTATTGAGGAAAACTGGAAGTCCTCAATGGCAAGAAGGTAAGCCTGATGAGTCGCTAATTTATTCAGACATAGAAGAAAATTATGGTTATGTGTTAGTTTATCATAACGATATTGTAGGATACTTGGCGATGATTAATCAAGAAGATAAAGACTATAGCGTATTAGCTAACTGGATACAAACTAATGATTATGTTGTGATACATCGGGTAGCCATTTCTTCAGACTATCAAGGACGTGGACTAGCCTCTTATTTCTTTTCAAATAGTATTAGTATTGCACTAAGTCAAGGGTACAAATCTGTTAGAATTGACACTCACCGAATGAACACAACGATGCAAAATTTATTGAAAAAATTTAAATTTGCTTATAGAGGACTAGTGTTTGTTGATTCAGATATAGATAGAGAACGATTAGCTTATGAATTAATGATGACGTCATAA
- a CDS encoding right-handed parallel beta-helix repeat-containing protein, which yields MKYTKYFVLLGMIATFFFMSIKVEAVSSKELMKKYNIEVEEKNIIDVSDFGAVGNGKDDDTKNIQKALDEAGDSKGKVVYFPKGTYMINTNGSESTKENVQRFVNTSVGLKVKSNTTILMDDDAVLKAIPNEFYSYTVLNLKESSNVSIYGGQILGDREDHIYKYAKLRRGNPEYNGETGWGILMVSSSNIIIDNVTISGMWGDGIDLFADKESKTSNSHITIKNSHISNNRRQGISIENAENLLIENNVIEKTKGTDPSAGINIEPADFKNHSLRAVKDVIIRKNKFLNNDDAGVLLYGMGEKVFYDKDDDGNQQKAQIDNILISENDFDGNNTNHQNVQDGAWVGAYNGQIMIVGASNVDVHNNKLTNPKPLGSMDNTNAQFKANSNPYAGILVGYSDSVNIWDNQMKNQNISVINQWSPEGTFAYPNSTNIVIGNNDLKEVVLAEEGKNKPDVTQDKNFKKSVEGEVDSTVSKIDKELKQGNLFERIIAKIKSWF from the coding sequence ATGAAATACACTAAATATTTTGTATTGTTAGGTATGATAGCTACTTTCTTTTTTATGAGTATTAAAGTAGAGGCAGTTAGCTCAAAAGAGCTTATGAAAAAATATAATATTGAAGTTGAAGAAAAAAATATCATTGATGTCTCCGATTTTGGAGCAGTTGGAAACGGAAAAGATGACGATACTAAAAATATTCAAAAAGCTTTAGATGAAGCTGGTGATAGTAAAGGCAAAGTGGTTTATTTTCCTAAGGGGACTTATATGATTAATACTAATGGCTCTGAATCGACAAAGGAGAATGTCCAACGTTTTGTTAATACATCAGTCGGGTTGAAGGTTAAATCTAATACAACGATTCTTATGGATGATGATGCTGTTTTAAAAGCTATCCCAAATGAATTTTATAGCTATACTGTGCTAAATCTTAAAGAGTCTAGTAATGTCTCCATTTATGGTGGGCAGATACTAGGTGACAGAGAAGATCATATATATAAATATGCTAAACTTAGACGTGGGAATCCTGAATATAATGGTGAAACTGGTTGGGGGATTTTAATGGTATCCTCTAGCAATATTATAATAGATAATGTTACTATCTCTGGCATGTGGGGAGATGGAATTGATTTATTTGCAGATAAAGAATCAAAGACATCAAATAGTCATATAACAATTAAAAATTCTCATATTTCAAATAACAGACGACAAGGTATATCAATTGAAAATGCTGAGAATTTATTAATTGAAAATAATGTCATTGAAAAAACAAAAGGAACTGATCCTTCCGCAGGGATTAATATAGAACCAGCAGATTTTAAAAATCATTCTCTTAGAGCTGTGAAAGACGTCATTATAAGAAAAAATAAATTTTTGAATAATGATGATGCGGGTGTACTTCTTTATGGTATGGGAGAAAAGGTGTTTTATGATAAAGATGACGATGGTAACCAACAAAAAGCTCAAATTGATAATATTTTAATTTCAGAAAATGACTTTGATGGAAACAATACTAACCACCAAAATGTCCAAGATGGCGCTTGGGTAGGGGCATATAATGGTCAAATAATGATTGTAGGTGCGTCTAATGTTGATGTTCATAATAATAAATTAACTAATCCAAAGCCATTAGGTAGTATGGATAATACAAATGCTCAATTTAAAGCTAATTCGAATCCTTATGCTGGAATATTAGTTGGTTATAGTGATAGTGTCAATATTTGGGATAATCAAATGAAAAATCAGAATATTTCCGTTATTAATCAATGGTCACCAGAAGGGACATTTGCTTACCCTAATTCGACTAATATTGTTATCGGAAATAATGATTTAAAAGAAGTTGTTTTGGCTGAAGAAGGAAAAAATAAACCTGATGTCACACAAGACAAAAATTTTAAAAAATCAGTCGAGGGTGAAGTGGATAGTACCGTTTCAAAAATTGATAAGGAATTAAAACAAGGCAATCTATTTGAAAGAATTATAGCGAAAATAAAAAGTTGGTTTTGA
- a CDS encoding CDP-glycerol glycerophosphotransferase family protein: protein MEVLIKNNGFHISNCPNNYVNVEFKQNRMKYMEQGGIIVIPFTDIYELTSGKASILKIIDDEGNELIDLSELVLQENETLYDSFKDTVISLYPSKQKYMRILVGELPISHRFIRSNPQIYSVNQIDEGIVEVAVELRTLVSPVISGDLFFTFRGTINRWCIASNRAEFILKEDLEYVSRLYFHITPEISIHFKEFEGYSNYFNNIIDLSVMFQTQINYLFARRHRVGNENSQEFYFLQEYKENLTGMKFYQTLNKMSSIIVESIPYESREGFNLEAKTHKSEKLTALFCEYPEKAQDTAFNQFKFMVDNHSDQFDCFYIIDKHSPDLVNLTDYPDNVVYYKSMKHFEKFMEADMIFHSHSSMYAEPTKMLTFQNKLDNTFKVFLQHGILGVRDLSFMYAKKEKEFTNLFICSSDREKKIIKNDYFYSEDEIALTGLSRFDELFAKYEVWKSIPKDYKQLLIFPSWRKGQNRLSDEKFMETEFYQEFQSLLNDEEFIELLKRYNIKAKFLLHPNFNQYRHLFTSEYIDTSYDNYILQNELVENDYLLTDYSSAALDFALLRKSIVYYQFDTKLVEAKKDAKLGRFLPGDIVRNRKRMIKKLDKAFQREHMLKKHERKLKKLYKYQDTNARKRILDASLKLYHQLNK from the coding sequence ATGGAAGTTTTAATAAAAAATAATGGATTTCATATAAGTAATTGTCCCAATAATTATGTTAATGTAGAATTTAAACAAAATAGAATGAAGTATATGGAACAGGGAGGAATCATCGTCATTCCATTTACAGATATTTATGAATTAACTAGTGGAAAAGCAAGTATTTTAAAAATTATAGATGATGAAGGAAATGAATTAATCGATCTTTCTGAGTTAGTATTACAAGAAAATGAAACTTTGTATGATAGTTTTAAAGATACGGTCATTTCTTTATATCCCTCCAAACAAAAATATATGAGAATTTTAGTTGGAGAGTTACCAATAAGTCATCGTTTTATTAGATCTAATCCTCAAATTTATTCCGTTAATCAAATAGATGAAGGGATTGTTGAAGTAGCGGTTGAACTTAGAACGTTGGTATCACCTGTCATTAGTGGGGACTTATTTTTTACGTTTAGAGGAACAATCAATCGATGGTGTATCGCTTCTAATAGAGCAGAATTTATCTTAAAGGAAGATTTAGAGTATGTTTCTAGATTGTATTTTCATATTACACCTGAGATTTCGATTCATTTTAAAGAGTTTGAAGGATATTCTAATTATTTTAATAATATTATTGATTTATCTGTTATGTTTCAAACGCAAATTAATTATTTATTTGCTAGAAGGCATCGGGTCGGAAATGAAAATAGTCAGGAATTTTACTTTTTACAAGAATATAAAGAAAATTTAACTGGAATGAAATTCTATCAAACATTAAATAAGATGTCGTCTATCATTGTTGAAAGTATTCCATATGAGTCTCGCGAGGGGTTTAATTTGGAAGCGAAGACTCACAAGTCGGAGAAATTAACAGCTCTTTTTTGTGAATATCCTGAAAAAGCACAGGATACTGCATTTAATCAATTTAAATTTATGGTGGATAATCATTCAGACCAATTTGATTGTTTTTATATTATTGATAAGCATTCTCCAGATTTAGTTAATCTTACTGACTATCCTGATAATGTTGTTTATTATAAGAGCATGAAACATTTTGAAAAGTTTATGGAAGCTGACATGATTTTTCATTCTCACAGTTCTATGTATGCTGAGCCAACTAAAATGTTAACATTTCAAAATAAATTGGATAATACATTTAAAGTCTTCTTACAACATGGTATTTTAGGCGTACGTGATTTATCTTTTATGTATGCGAAAAAAGAAAAAGAATTTACTAATTTATTTATATGTAGTTCTGATAGAGAAAAGAAAATTATAAAAAATGATTATTTTTACTCTGAAGATGAGATAGCTTTAACTGGTTTATCTCGATTTGATGAATTATTTGCAAAGTATGAGGTATGGAAGTCTATTCCAAAAGATTATAAGCAATTATTGATTTTTCCATCATGGAGAAAAGGTCAAAATAGATTAAGTGATGAAAAATTTATGGAAACAGAGTTTTATCAAGAGTTTCAAAGTTTATTGAATGATGAAGAATTCATTGAACTATTAAAAAGATATAACATAAAAGCTAAATTTTTATTACATCCTAATTTTAATCAATATAGACATTTATTTACCTCAGAATATATTGATACTAGCTATGATAATTATATTTTGCAAAATGAGTTAGTAGAGAATGATTATTTATTGACTGATTATTCAAGTGCAGCTTTGGATTTTGCTTTGTTAAGAAAATCAATTGTCTATTATCAATTTGATACTAAATTAGTTGAAGCAAAAAAAGATGCAAAACTAGGTAGATTTTTACCTGGTGATATAGTAAGAAATAGAAAAAGAATGATTAAAAAATTAGACAAGGCTTTTCAAAGAGAACACATGTTGAAAAAACACGAGAGAAAATTGAAGAAATTATATAAATATCAAGATACAAATGCTAGAAAACGTATATTAGATGCCTCTTTAAAATTGTATCATCAATTAAACAAGTAG
- a CDS encoding glycosyltransferase family 2 protein: protein MKKVKSDRIILSDNLLDSNSSISRHNTLPLTVVIPAYNEKETIIQSVNSFIQQNYKDLTLYIVNDGSKDYTMDVCINELNMKKIDFLEKIGSIATEKVLGFYQSEEHPNIYLINKVNGGKSDALNVGINYARTPYISFVDADSFLEKNALLTLMTPFYFSDDIVSIGGLIRPMTRKENFAQRSIKVRTWNLLTGFQYLEYLRSVLVFRSSLSNIDSTVIISGAFGVYKLDMLREINGYDTHSIGEDFDLTLGIRKYIDDHNLSSKQIFIYDSVCWTQPPSTVGDLVKQRSRWQIGFLQTIFKYRKMIFNKHYKNVGIIGLPLFIFTEIISFFMETIGLGLGIYFVAVSVVTWKEAVFVFLLSYFINLFFTFTVIAQNTKIQRIYYLDRIYLLFLAIIEAFSYHWISLYAKLLGTLKFLFTSKGKKHEWGEIKRNSPDNLV from the coding sequence ATGAAAAAAGTAAAGTCTGATAGGATTATCCTATCAGACAATTTATTAGATTCAAATTCAAGTATTAGTCGACATAATACTTTACCGTTAACAGTTGTTATACCTGCTTATAATGAAAAAGAAACGATTATACAATCTGTTAATAGTTTTATTCAACAAAACTATAAGGATTTAACACTGTATATTGTTAATGATGGATCAAAAGATTATACCATGGATGTTTGTATCAATGAATTGAATATGAAAAAAATTGATTTTTTAGAAAAAATCGGTAGTATTGCAACTGAAAAGGTTCTTGGTTTTTATCAAAGTGAGGAACACCCTAATATCTATTTAATTAATAAAGTCAATGGTGGAAAATCTGATGCATTAAATGTAGGAATCAACTATGCTAGAACACCTTATATATCGTTTGTCGATGCTGATTCTTTCTTAGAAAAAAATGCGTTATTGACGCTTATGACGCCTTTTTATTTTTCAGATGATATTGTTTCTATCGGTGGTCTTATTAGACCAATGACAAGAAAAGAAAACTTTGCACAAAGATCAATTAAAGTTAGAACGTGGAATTTATTAACTGGTTTCCAATATTTAGAATATTTAAGAAGTGTATTAGTATTTAGATCTAGTTTAAGTAATATTGATAGTACCGTTATTATATCAGGGGCTTTTGGTGTCTATAAATTAGATATGCTTAGAGAAATAAATGGATATGATACACACTCAATAGGGGAAGATTTTGATTTAACTTTAGGTATTAGAAAATATATTGATGATCATAATTTATCTAGTAAACAGATATTTATTTATGACTCTGTTTGTTGGACGCAACCACCTTCAACAGTTGGCGATTTAGTTAAACAACGCTCTAGATGGCAAATAGGTTTCTTACAAACGATATTTAAATATAGAAAAATGATATTTAATAAACATTATAAAAACGTTGGAATTATTGGACTACCTTTATTTATTTTTACAGAAATTATTAGTTTCTTTATGGAAACAATTGGACTAGGGTTAGGTATATATTTTGTTGCGGTAAGTGTTGTAACATGGAAAGAGGCAGTATTTGTTTTTCTTTTATCTTATTTTATTAACTTGTTCTTTACTTTTACAGTTATAGCCCAAAATACAAAAATACAAAGAATTTACTATTTAGATAGAATTTATTTATTATTTTTAGCCATAATAGAAGCATTTTCTTACCATTGGATTTCTCTATACGCTAAGTTATTAGGGACGTTAAAATTCTTATTTACAAGCAAAGGGAAAAAACATGAATGGGGAGAAATAAAAAGAAATAGCCCAGATAACTTAGTGTAA
- a CDS encoding AEC family transporter, with translation MTVFNETIVLIFFMFVGVWLNKRDKYSPGANIYIGYLLTTVALPAAIINSFQVDKSDRLLVMMKQTAIYTFIMIVATLLITYLIATLFKKKEMLRSLWVVSLTFSNILFIGIPIVGKLYGEVGLIVLVVCNTVTSLFLFTVGIMFLSNSREIRIRSILTTPAILAAVVGFVLFMFGVKLPKPIHTFNVDLSIMTASLSMIINGSLFSQVKLKELFFDKDNLQFLFVRAIIIPIIFIPVLKFFITDPIILGVLVLLASMPVGSLDAILAEEYAGEGTKVSQYIALTTVTSMVTLPIIMSLI, from the coding sequence ATGACTGTGTTCAATGAAACAATCGTATTGATTTTTTTTATGTTTGTCGGTGTCTGGTTAAATAAGCGGGATAAATATTCACCGGGAGCCAATATTTATATTGGTTATTTACTGACAACAGTTGCTTTACCTGCGGCCATTATTAATAGTTTTCAAGTGGATAAAAGTGACCGGTTATTAGTTATGATGAAACAAACGGCTATTTATACATTTATTATGATTGTGGCGACATTACTTATTACGTATTTAATTGCAACTTTGTTTAAGAAAAAAGAGATGTTACGAAGTTTGTGGGTAGTAAGTTTAACTTTCTCTAATATCTTATTTATTGGTATTCCTATTGTTGGTAAACTTTATGGAGAAGTTGGATTGATTGTATTAGTTGTTTGTAATACTGTAACAAGTTTGTTTTTATTCACGGTAGGGATTATGTTTTTATCAAATAGTCGAGAAATCAGAATTCGAAGTATTTTGACCACACCAGCTATTTTAGCAGCTGTAGTAGGTTTTGTGTTGTTTATGTTTGGTGTAAAATTACCAAAACCAATTCATACTTTTAATGTTGATTTGTCGATTATGACGGCATCTTTATCAATGATTATCAATGGTAGTTTGTTCTCGCAAGTAAAACTAAAAGAGTTGTTCTTTGATAAAGATAATTTACAATTTCTATTTGTTAGAGCGATTATTATACCCATTATTTTTATTCCAGTATTGAAATTCTTTATCACAGATCCAATTATTTTAGGTGTTTTAGTGCTGCTTGCTTCAATGCCAGTGGGTTCACTGGATGCTATTTTGGCAGAAGAGTATGCTGGTGAAGGAACAAAAGTATCACAATATATTGCATTGACAACTGTCACAAGTATGGTAACATTACCAATTATTATGTCATTAATATAA
- a CDS encoding FAD-dependent oxidoreductase, whose translation MNVTIVGGSFSGVYCAIKVKELYPSFDVLLIEKKEKIGYIPSGLSMLLNGEIDTLDEAYFMTKEELEESGIIVLTSTEVISYDLSNKMIQTSNGIKLFDKLVLATGSSQKSSKMFDEFSDIKTYKDRESAEITLKSLTEVQEVVVIGAGQAGMELASGLIHHGKTVHVIETMDYPLYKYFDKDFLESFYTTTGKIEGLTFYFNETVKQIDDSTLLFSSGNAIDIKEKLVLSANSVRPELSIFDNQLKSNSDNTIFVDDYLETSVQDVFAVGDLIQVPSFIFQTNVYAPLIVNAVQTSLTCAKNMIEKKEILRPMLKTIGVKLFDYYLASTGLMESEAFLYDERVKSVMMTLPISTIYKKDVTVKLVYNALTYHLLGVQLISKEPVLDKINTFALMIKEKIDIRTLNQLPHFYHAVFANTSLSFGDAFGKGDDLSEI comes from the coding sequence ATGAACGTGACAATAGTTGGGGGATCTTTTTCTGGCGTTTATTGTGCCATAAAAGTGAAAGAATTATACCCTTCATTTGATGTATTATTAATTGAAAAAAAGGAAAAGATAGGATATATCCCAAGTGGTTTATCTATGCTATTAAACGGTGAAATTGATACTTTAGATGAAGCCTATTTCATGACAAAAGAGGAACTTGAAGAAAGTGGTATCATAGTGTTAACTTCTACGGAAGTGATATCATATGATTTATCGAACAAAATGATACAAACTTCTAATGGCATTAAACTGTTTGATAAATTGGTGTTGGCAACTGGTTCTTCACAAAAATCATCTAAGATGTTTGATGAATTTAGTGATATCAAAACATATAAAGATAGAGAATCAGCAGAAATAACTTTAAAATCTCTTACTGAAGTACAAGAAGTTGTTGTTATTGGAGCTGGGCAAGCAGGTATGGAATTAGCAAGCGGATTAATTCATCATGGAAAAACAGTTCATGTGATTGAAACGATGGATTATCCTTTGTATAAATATTTTGATAAAGATTTTTTGGAATCGTTTTATACGACAACAGGAAAAATTGAAGGCTTGACGTTTTACTTTAATGAAACTGTCAAGCAAATTGACGACTCAACACTTCTTTTTTCTAGTGGCAATGCGATAGACATTAAAGAGAAACTAGTGTTAAGCGCTAATAGTGTGAGACCAGAGTTATCTATTTTTGATAATCAATTAAAATCTAATAGCGATAATACTATTTTCGTAGATGATTATCTAGAAACATCTGTTCAAGATGTGTTTGCTGTAGGAGATTTGATTCAAGTGCCAAGTTTTATTTTTCAAACTAATGTGTACGCACCTCTGATTGTTAATGCTGTTCAGACAAGCTTAACTTGTGCTAAAAATATGATAGAAAAAAAAGAAATACTCAGACCAATGTTGAAGACGATTGGTGTAAAGTTATTTGATTATTATTTAGCGAGTACAGGATTAATGGAGTCAGAGGCTTTTTTATATGATGAGAGAGTAAAAAGTGTCATGATGACGTTACCTATATCAACTATTTATAAAAAAGATGTTACAGTGAAACTAGTATATAATGCCTTAACGTATCATTTGTTAGGCGTTCAACTTATTTCAAAAGAGCCTGTACTAGATAAGATTAATACCTTCGCCTTAATGATTAAAGAAAAAATAGATATTAGGACATTAAATCAACTACCGCATTTTTATCATGCAGTCTTTGCAAATACATCTCTGAGTTTCGGCGATGCGTTTGGAAAAGGAGATGACTTGAGTGAAATTTGA